From the Streptomyces sp. NBC_01216 genome, the window GCTTCTGAGCGGAGTCGCCCGCGCGCGCCCCGCGCGCCGGGTCCCGCGCCGTGCTCCGCGCCCCCGTAGGGTCAGCCGTGGCGCTGCACCGCGACCGCGACGTCCGCCAGGTCCCGGGCCACCGCCCTGCGGACCGCCCGCGACCCGAGGTCGCCGAGCAGCCGGGCGAGCAGGCCGGACGCAGCGCCGCCGGCGGGGGTCGCCGAGAAGGTCATTCGTACCATCGTCGCGCCCGGCCCCGCGGGCCGGAGGGTGAACTCCGTCACGTAGTGCATGCCGTGCGAGTCCGCCTCGACGACATACCGGTCCGGCGGCTCGCTCACCGTCACGCGCATCTCCTCGGTGGCCTCCCGGCCCAGCATCCGCCGGGTCTCGCGCCAGCGGGTGCCGACCCCGAAGCCGCCCTCGGTGAGCACCTCGACGCGGTCGACCCCGCCGAGGACCCGTTCCAGGCCCTTCAGATCGGTCAGTGTCTCCCACACCGGCCCGGGGGTGGCCTCGATCCGGCGCTCGACGACGACGTTCTTGGTGGTCATGGGGTCATCGAACCACCGGGATGGCACTCGCGCCCCCGGTACTACGTCAGCAGGGCGTCCGGCCACCCGCCGCCGGACTCGGCGACGATCTCGTCGAGGGTCTGCGCCGGGCGGACGGTCGTGAAGACCACCTCCGCGCCGGCCGTCCCCTCGCCCGTGACGGTGAAGCCGTGCACGGAGGGCCGGGGAAGGCTGTTGTACGCGTAGTGATGGGCGAAGTAGTACGCGCCGGTGTCCGGCACGGCGACCACGTCACCCGGGCGGAGCAGCGGCAGGGTGCGGGCGGTGACCAGCAGATCACCGGCGAAGCAGGCGGGTCCGGCCACGTCCTGGACGGTCTCCTCGCCGGTGCTGGGCCGCCCTCCGGCGTCGTAGGCGAGGACGCGCAGCGGCCAGGACTCCGGGGCGTACACCGTCCGGGTGGCCACCTGGACCCCCGCGTGGGTGACGGCGATGGGACGGGAGCCGGAGGTCTTGGTGTACTCGACGCGGGTCAGGATCGTGCCGTGCTTGGCGAGCAGGGAGCGGCCGAACTCGGTGACCAGGGCGTAGCGCCCGTCGAACAGCCCCGGAACGGTCGAGGCGAGCAGTTCCGCGTAGGCGGCGTACGTCGGGGTCTCCTCGTCGGAGGCGAAGTTCACCGGCAGCCCGCCGCCGATGTCGATCGTGTCGATCTGCCGGCGTCCGGCCTTGGTGTCGATCTCCTCGGCGAGGACGTAGGCCGCCTTGACGCCCTCGGCCATCAGGGTCGGCGGCACCCCCTGGGAGCCGGAGTGGGTGTGCAGCCGGCGGAGCCAGGGGCGGTCGAGGAAGAGCCGGACGACGGCCTCCCGCGCTCCCGGGTCGCGCAGGGCGACGCCGAACTTCGAGGTCCCGGTCGCGGTCGAGAGAGCGCCGATCGCACCGGCTCCCAGCTGCGGGTTCACCCGCAGTCCCAGAGGGCTCGCGGTCGGCGCCCCGGCGACCAGGGCGTCGATCCTGGCGAGTTCCTGGAGGTTGTCGGCGTTGACGGCGATCCCGAGGGCCAGCGCCCGGCGCAGTTCCTCGTGGGTCTTCGCGGGGGAGTCGAGCACGGTGCGGTCCGGCGGGACTCCGGCCGCGCGGGCCAGTGCCAGTTCGCCGGGGCTGGCGACCTCGGCTCCGAGTCCGCACGCGTCCAGCAGCCGCAGGACCGGCACGAGGGGAGCGGCCTTGACGGCGAAGGCGTGCAGTACCCGGGTGTCGGTCACCGCGGCGAAGGCGGCGGTGAGGGCGGCGGCGGACGCGCGGATGCCGGCCGTGTCGAGGAGCGCCACGACCGGCTCGGCGGCGGACAGGAGTCCTTGTGCGACGGCCGCGCGGACGGCCTGATCGCGACGATCGGAAGCCATGTCCTCCATCCCAGCACCGCGACGCGTGCCCCGCACTGTTGACTACAAGTATTCAGCAGTCCAGGATGTGAATATCTACTTCACATGAGCGTGATCGCCCGCATGGGGTGTGATCGTCTCGGAGTTGTGCCGGAGGAGGCATTCCCATGTCAGGACCCCGCCCCGTACGGGCAGCGCGCGGTACGGAACTGAGCGCCCTGGGATGGCAGCAGGAGGCCGCCCTCCGGATGCTGCAGAACAACCTCGACCCCGAGGTCGCCGAGCACCCCGACAAGCTCGTGGTCTACGGCGGCACCGGCAAGGCGGCCCGCGACTGGCGCTCCTACGACGCGATGGTGCGCACCCTGCGGACGCTGAAGCAGGACGAGACGATGCTCGTCCAGTCGGGCCGCCCCGTCGGCGTCATGCAGACCCACGAATGGGCGCCGCGCGTGCTCATCGCCAACTCCAACCTGGTCGGCGACTGGGCGAACTGGGAGGAGTTCCGCCGCCTGGAGCAGCTCGGACTCACCATGTACGGCCAGATGACGGCCGGTTCGTGGATCTACATCGGCACCCAGGGCATCCTCCAGGGCACCTACGAGACCTTCGCCGCAGTCGCCGCGAAGAAGTTCGGCGGGACCCTCGCGGGCACCATCACCCTGACCGCCGGCCTCGGCGGCATGGGCGGCGCCCAGCCGCTCGCCGTCACCATGAACGACGGCGTCGCGATCTGCGTCGACGTCGACCCCCGCGCCATCGAGCGCCGCATCGAGCACCGCTACCTGGACGTGAGGGCCGACGACCTCGCCCACGCCCTCCGGCTGGCGGTCGAGGCCCGCGACGCCCGCCGCCCGCTCTCCATCGGTCTGCTCGGCAACGCCGCCGAACTGCTCCCGCGGATGCTCGCCGAGGGCGCCCCGGTCGACATCGTGACCGACCAGACCTCGGCCCACGACCCGCTCTCGTACCTCCCGGTCGGCGTCGACTTCGACGACATGGCGACATACGCGGCGAAGGACCCGGCCGGCTTCACCACCCGCGCCCGCGAGTCGATGGCCCGGCACGTCGAGGCCATGGTCGGCTTCATGGACGCCGGCGCCGAGGTCTTCGACTACGGCAACTCCATCCGCGGCGAGGCGCAGCTGGCCGGCTACGACCGCGCCTTCGCCTTCCCCGGCTTCGTGCCGGCGTACATCCGGCCGCTGTTCTGCGAGGGCAAGGGCCCGTTCCGCTGGGCGGCGCTCTCGGGCGAACCCTCCGACATCGCCAAGACCGACCGGGCGATGCTGGAGCTCTTCCCGGAGAACGAGTCCCTCCACCGCTGGATCAAGCTGGCCGGCGAGCGGGTCCACTTCCAGGGCCTGCCGGCCCGGATCTGCTGGCTGGGCTACGGCGAGCGGGACAAGGCCGGCGAGCGCTTCAACGACATGGTCGCGAGCGGCGAGCTGGCCGCGCCGCTGGCGATCGGCCGCGACCACCTCGACTGCGGCTCGGTGGCCTCGCCCTACCGCGAGACCGAGGCCATGCTCGACGGCTCCGACGCGATCGCCGACTGGCCGCTGCTGAACGCCATGGTCAACGTCGCCTCCGGCGCCTCGTGGGTCTCGCTGCACCACGGCGGCGGCGTCGGCATGGGCCGCTCCCTCCACGCGGGCCAGGTGACGGTCGCCGACGGCACCCCGCTGGCCGGCGAGAAGATCCGCCGCGTCCTGACGAACGACCCGGGCATGGGCGTCATCCGACACGTCGACGCGGGGTACGACATCGCCGAGGAGGTCGCGGAAGAGAAGGACGTCCGCGTCCCGATGCGCGAGGACGGCCTCGCGTGAGCGACTCCTTCCACGCCATGTGGCGGTCGCTGCGGCCCATCGGCCGCAGCGCCGCCTCGGGCGGCTACCGCCGCTACGCCTGGACCGAGGCCGACGCCGACTGCCGGCTCTGGTTCCGCATGCAGGCCGAGGCCCGCCGCCTGGACTACGAGGTCGACCGGAACGGCAACCAGTGGGCCTGGCTCGGCGACCCCACCGCAGGCGACGCCGTCGTCACCGGCTCCCACCTGGACTCCGTACCCGACGGCGGAGCCTTCGACGGCCCGCTCGGCGTCGTGTCCTCCTTCGCCGCGCTCGACGAACTCCGCTCCCGCGAGGTCCGCTTCACCCGCCCGCTCGCCATCGTCAACTTCGGCGACGAGGAGGGCGCCCGCTTCGGTCTCGCCTGCGTCGGCTCCCGGCTCACCGCCGGGCAGCTGACCAAGGAGAACGCCTTCGCACTGCGCGACGGCGACGGCACCAGTCTGCCGCGTGCGATGGAGGCGGCAGGCTACGACCCCGAGACCATCGGGCCCGACCCCGAGCGCCTCGCCCGGATCGGCGCCTTCGTCGAACTCCACGTCGAACAGGGCCGCGCCCTGGACCTGTCCGGGGATGCCGTCGGCCTCGCCTCCGCGATCTGGCCGCACGGCCGCTGGCGGTACGACTTCGCCGGTGAGGCCAACCACGCCGGCACCACCCGCCTCGTCGACCGCCGCGACCCCATGCTCGGTTACGCGGAGACCGTTCTCGCCGCCCGGCGCGAGGCCGAACTCGCGGGCGCCGTGGCCACCTTCGGCAAGATCGCGGTCGAACCCAACGGCGTCAACGCCATCCCGTCCCTGGTCCGCGGCTGGCTCGACGCCCGAGCCGCCGACCAGGAGTCGCTCGACACGGTGATCGCCGGCATCGAGAGCGCCTCCCGCGCCCACGCCGCCCGGCACGGCGTCGACCTCACCGTCGTCCGGGAGTCCTTCACCCCGGTCGTCGAGTTCGCCCACGCGCTGCGCGACGAGATGGCGGCCATCCTCGGGGAGAAGACCCCGGTCCTCGGCACGGGTGCGGGACACGACGCCGGAATCCTCTCCGGTTCGATCCCGACCGCCATGTTGTTCGTACGGAACCCCACCGGCGTCTCGCACTCTCCGGCCGAGTCCGCGGCCGAGGACGA encodes:
- a CDS encoding SRPBCC family protein, with product MTTKNVVVERRIEATPGPVWETLTDLKGLERVLGGVDRVEVLTEGGFGVGTRWRETRRMLGREATEEMRVTVSEPPDRYVVEADSHGMHYVTEFTLRPAGPGATMVRMTFSATPAGGAASGLLARLLGDLGSRAVRRAVARDLADVAVAVQRHG
- a CDS encoding diaminopimelate decarboxylase; the protein is MEDMASDRRDQAVRAAVAQGLLSAAEPVVALLDTAGIRASAAALTAAFAAVTDTRVLHAFAVKAAPLVPVLRLLDACGLGAEVASPGELALARAAGVPPDRTVLDSPAKTHEELRRALALGIAVNADNLQELARIDALVAGAPTASPLGLRVNPQLGAGAIGALSTATGTSKFGVALRDPGAREAVVRLFLDRPWLRRLHTHSGSQGVPPTLMAEGVKAAYVLAEEIDTKAGRRQIDTIDIGGGLPVNFASDEETPTYAAYAELLASTVPGLFDGRYALVTEFGRSLLAKHGTILTRVEYTKTSGSRPIAVTHAGVQVATRTVYAPESWPLRVLAYDAGGRPSTGEETVQDVAGPACFAGDLLVTARTLPLLRPGDVVAVPDTGAYYFAHHYAYNSLPRPSVHGFTVTGEGTAGAEVVFTTVRPAQTLDEIVAESGGGWPDALLT
- the hutU gene encoding urocanate hydratase yields the protein MSGPRPVRAARGTELSALGWQQEAALRMLQNNLDPEVAEHPDKLVVYGGTGKAARDWRSYDAMVRTLRTLKQDETMLVQSGRPVGVMQTHEWAPRVLIANSNLVGDWANWEEFRRLEQLGLTMYGQMTAGSWIYIGTQGILQGTYETFAAVAAKKFGGTLAGTITLTAGLGGMGGAQPLAVTMNDGVAICVDVDPRAIERRIEHRYLDVRADDLAHALRLAVEARDARRPLSIGLLGNAAELLPRMLAEGAPVDIVTDQTSAHDPLSYLPVGVDFDDMATYAAKDPAGFTTRARESMARHVEAMVGFMDAGAEVFDYGNSIRGEAQLAGYDRAFAFPGFVPAYIRPLFCEGKGPFRWAALSGEPSDIAKTDRAMLELFPENESLHRWIKLAGERVHFQGLPARICWLGYGERDKAGERFNDMVASGELAAPLAIGRDHLDCGSVASPYRETEAMLDGSDAIADWPLLNAMVNVASGASWVSLHHGGGVGMGRSLHAGQVTVADGTPLAGEKIRRVLTNDPGMGVIRHVDAGYDIAEEVAEEKDVRVPMREDGLA
- a CDS encoding allantoate amidohydrolase, with protein sequence MSDSFHAMWRSLRPIGRSAASGGYRRYAWTEADADCRLWFRMQAEARRLDYEVDRNGNQWAWLGDPTAGDAVVTGSHLDSVPDGGAFDGPLGVVSSFAALDELRSREVRFTRPLAIVNFGDEEGARFGLACVGSRLTAGQLTKENAFALRDGDGTSLPRAMEAAGYDPETIGPDPERLARIGAFVELHVEQGRALDLSGDAVGLASAIWPHGRWRYDFAGEANHAGTTRLVDRRDPMLGYAETVLAARREAELAGAVATFGKIAVEPNGVNAIPSLVRGWLDARAADQESLDTVIAGIESASRAHAARHGVDLTVVRESFTPVVEFAHALRDEMAAILGEKTPVLGTGAGHDAGILSGSIPTAMLFVRNPTGVSHSPAESAAEDDCVAGVLALADVLEGLACS